In Lycium barbarum isolate Lr01 chromosome 9, ASM1917538v2, whole genome shotgun sequence, the DNA window tgacaagtttttattatgcatttcatttcgtaactcaagagtccagtgaggttatgaacataacgagagctaaaaggggttcgctcggccctgagtatggagtcgggtgcccatcaagccctatcaagattagggtttGACATCTTTTAATGAAAAGTGTTGTATCATTCTTTCCTCTAGAAAATCCATGTTCCACTAGGAAGGTGCTTAGTCGATCATACAAAGCTTAGgagcttgtttaagaccatataatTCCTTACATAGTTTGAACACATGATATGGGGATTTGGGATTTTCAAAACCAGGTGCCTGTTTTATAAAGACCTCTTCTTCAATGAATCCATTTAATAAAGcacttttaacatccatttgaaaTAGTTTAAAACCCTTAAAGGAAACATACGCAAGCAGAATTCAAATAGATTCTAACCGTGCAACAGGAGCGAATGTTTCATCATAGTCGACTCCTTCCTGTTGTGGGTAGCCTTGGGCAACCAGTCATGATTTGTTTCTCACAACTTCGCCTGCTTCATTTAACATGTTTCTGAAAACCCATTTTGTTCCTATTACTTGTTATACCCAATATTTTTAtatgtcgagttattcgcaaaagaatcgacgtgagttaaagacggaacccttctcggacacggaatagaaacccttaatttttaattcctaaattagaactaattgtttataaatttatttagtgtaaaaatattattattggagattagaaattaattaattgtgattagattattaagtgggaattagtaattaattaaattaattaaagttaattatgctagtgggccccacccgatttttaaatataaaaaaaaaagacaaaagacACCAATGGATGACACACGGGGGAGGCACGTGTAAGGCCTAGCCAAGCCATATACATATGGCTAAAATGACTCATAAGTCATTGTGTTCATTTGAAAAAAAGAGAAAGTGAGGCTCGGCCATGGAAGGCTTTTACCCGAGGGAGATGTAGAGAAAAAAGAGAATTGGAGATGTGGAATTATTGTAGCATCCAAGTAATTAACAATATTAAGGAGCCAAGTTTGTTAAGGTATGATATAATCTTTTTTTTAGCACGTTTTGGAGGtgattaaacttgtataaattggtaaattGTGATGAATGtgagaagttgtagatgttgatgTTAAAATCTAAATTTAGCCGTGTAGGGGGATGATTTAATTAGACATGGTAAAGTAATTTTAAGTTGCATTacagttgttgttgttatcatggattatatggtgaaggaatgaaaagaattaaaaagttaagattgaagttgtgttgttatgaacatgttgttatcattatggaattgaaggaattgaaaatatgattatgtccatatgctgttgttggtatttctgtgtcaacaggggagcaattggaaattcgggataggcgaatatataggggaagtgctgctcgATTTTCATTAAGTCATTAgttaatagaaaaccctaaacgagaatatataagctgaacatagattctataagaaatgggcgaTAGATTTGTGAATTatgaaatatagttactaacgataacattactcttatattaaataggctaaaagagcgacgaggcaaaAGGATTCACGAacagtcgctaacaggtatgtaaagctgtctcttctatcttttggcatgtcttagatttaagtgatgaatgatatgacctttcgggtaatcctattcataggtctcgagtgtgatttatgattcttattcactttttgatgttagaactcttaagtgaatAAGCATCCCTCTTCAgtctttttgtacgttggataatagtcgatatataccaGCTTcaattcttaggaactctatgatgacTCACGTCTTGGCTTCTATAAAATGTTTCACACTATATTGACAAGTaacgttttgtaacttcattacatattcatactgtatatcatatgtattgttattgctccacctgatcagctggattatgatattcttaagccggaagcggctgcccgaaggggccatcattattaagccggaagcggctgcccgaagcggccatcattattaagccggaagcggctgcccgaaggggccatcatcattattaagccggaagcggctgccgaaggggccatcatcattattaagccggaagcagctgcccgaaggggccatcattattatgccggaagcggccgtccgaagggactactgtgttattagccggaagcggctacgagtaggatattctatatttatattgtgtatgctagaatttgtgtaagggaccacatgacatggttcaaaatgctgttccaggttactcccggtttgattcctaaacttgtttactgctgtgttttccttgtttatgattcagtactgctttacatattcagtacatattctgtactgaccccctttctttagggggctgcgtttcatgcacgcaggttcagggacgcggttCGACAATttagccacctaggaggagtcagcactgagagtcagacagctccacttgcttcggagactgttcctgttttggtataattttgtgtatatatggcgggcacgacggggccctatcccgtcacctatgcacggtcatactcttctagtagtctgcgaacagcgtgggtgtcatgttTACTGTTTGGCCTCGTCGGCCATTATTTTGTTGTATAGAAGTAttggtagcctcgttggctttccttgtcatatgttatgtatatataaatatgttttgggatgttttgaGTAACAGGTcgactttggtattctatttacagctttcagacttagttaaataaatcttattgaatgccatgtttgagtataggtaacataagttgggttatcgggcaggttaagctcggtcactcgtcatggccctaggttgggtcgtgacaaaagtggtatcagagcagttcagtcctcggcTTGTTCGTagacggtgtctagtagagtcttgtttatcggtgtgttgtgcaccacatctataaacaggaggctacgagacattaatagggtgtcattccttcTTTCATGTTGGAGATCGTGCGGATAGAGCTGTGTCATAAGTGAAGTCCTTAATCTAATAATTttgtatgatttcagcgatgactaggaagagtaaagcgacagcagcccagaagggcaaatcagttgAGGGTGAGGTAGTTAGCCAAGCCCCCAGGTCTACCAGAGCTCAGACTTATACTGGGATACACATTCAGTCCCAGAGTTCTCCTACTTCCCCACCTTTGGAGGAGCTTAGAGGGGCATCCGATCCAGACCCAGCCCCAGCACCAGTACCAGTACCTTCAGTCCCTCAGCCGGATGCTCAGGGTcaggagatgagagagatgagagaTGCTATACGTTTGTTGACTCAGATACTTGCTACCCAGGCTGGACAACAGGATAGGAGTCATGAGTATCTGGATCGGGCTGCTAGTGCCAGGGCCCGAGATTTTCTTACATTAGATCCCCCAGAGTTTAAGGGCACGGACCCTAATGCTGATCCTCAGGAGTTCATAGATATTATGCAGCGTACCTTAAATGTGATGAAGGCGTCACCTACagaatctgttgagttagctgcttatagattgcagggtatagcaattaattggtttcagtcatggagattatcgaggggtagggatgctcttccgccgacttggcaggaattctcAGATGCCTTCTTGCACCATTATATGCCACCCGAGTTGAGGCGGGTAAGGGTTGACAAGTTCCTTAACCTGCAGCAGGGTAGCATGTCTGTTAGAGAGTATAGTGCGGAGTTCGATTCTTTGGCCagatatgccccttctattgTAAAGGTAATGGAAGATAGAGTTCACCGATACATGATGGGATTAGAGCCAGGGTTGCAGGAGGCTTGTATAGCAATAGCGAtacagccaggtatggatatagcTCGTATTCAGGCTTATGCTCAAGGGTCAGAGGATCTTAGGCGCTAGCGAAAGGCTATTTCGGAGGATAGTAGtagtcagcccaagagggctaggtcggAGGGTCAGTATAGAGGTTCCACTAGCGAGAGCAGGCCTCAGTATGGTGCACCTCTGCAGTTTCGAGGATCTCAGCGGGGTAGGGAGACTTCCCTTAGGCAGAGACAGAGTTCTTCTTCTGCATCGGGTTCTCAGCAGTAGGTTAGGTTAGGGCAGGACGTGATGCCCCCTCCTCGATGTGCGACTTGCGGAAAACGTCATGTAAGGCGATGTCGTCAGGGTATATGCTATACTTATGGTGATCCGGggcactatgctagagatttCCCACAAGGAGTGGGTAATATTGTTCCTGAGAATTCGGTAGTAGCGTCGTCACCCTCAGTGAGATCCCCAGAGATAGGACTCCAGACTTCTTCCGGCCGAGGTAGGGACGGAGGTAGAGCATCTAGCTCCAGTACTGGGCCGCATCGTATCTACGCTCTAGGTGGGAGACCGGGTCTAGAGACACCGCAGGATGCACCATCAGGTATACCCTTCTTCGGATAATTAAGGAGCCAagtttgttaaggtaagatttaatcttttttttagcaagttttggaggtgattaaacttgtataaattggtaaattGTGATGAATGtgagaagttgtagatgttgatgTTAAAATGTAAATttagccgtgtagggggctgatTTAATTAGACATGGTAAAGtaattttaagttgcattatagttgttgttgttgtcatggattatatggtgaaggaatgaaaagaattagaaagttaagattgaagttgtgttgatatgaacatgttgttatccttatggaattgaaggaattgaaaataTGATTATGtcgatatgttgttgttggtatttctgtgtcaacaggggagcaattggaaattcgggataggcgaatatataggggaagtgttgcccgattttcattaAGGCATTAgttaatagaaaaccctaaacgagaatatatgaGCTAAGCATAgattctataagaaatgggcgaTAGATTTGTGAATTAggaatatagttactaacgataacgttactctaatattaaataggctaaaagagcgacgaggcaaaAGGATTCACggatagtcgctaacaggtatgtaaagctgtcccttctttcttttggcatgtcttagatttaagtgatgaatgatatgagctttggggtaaccCTATTCATAGGTctcgagtgtgatttatgattcttattcactttttgatgttagaactcttaattgattgagcttccctcttcagtctttttgtacgttggataatagtcaaTATATACCAGCTTcaattcttaggaactctatgatgacTCATGTCTTGGATTCTATAAAATGCTTCACACTATATTGACAAGTAACGAtttgtaacttcattacatattcatactgtatatcatatgtattgttattgctccacctgatcagctggattatgatattcttaagccggaagcggctgcccgaaggggccatcattattaagccggaagcggctgcccgaaggggccatcatcaatattaagccggaagcggctgcccgaaggggccatcattattatgccagaaacggccgtccgaagggactattgtgttattagccggaagcggctacgagtaggatattctatatttatattgtgtatgctagaatttgtgtaagggaccacatgacatggttcaaaatgctgttccaggttactcccggtttgattcctaaacttgtttactgctgtgttttccttgtttatgattcaacactgctttacatattcagtacatattccgtactgaccccctttcttcggggggctgcgtttcgtgcccgcaggttcagggacgcggttCGACAATctagccacctaggaggagtcagcactgAGAGTCAGACAACTCCACATGCTTCGGAGAcagttcctgttttggtataattttgtgtatatatggcgggcacgacagggccctgtcccgtcacctatgcacggtcatactcttctagtagtctgcgaacAGTGTGGGTGTCATGGTTACTATTTAGCCTCAtcggccattgttttgttgtatAGAAGTATTGGTAGCCTCGTTGGTTTGCCTTGTCATATGTTATGTATTTataaatatgttttgggatgttttgagttacaggtcgactttggtattctatttacagctttcagacttagttaaataaaccctattgaatgccatgtttgagtacgggtaacataagttgggttatcgggcaggttaagctcggtcactcgtcatggccctaggaaATAGATTCCATATTTCATTCTTGTCAAACTAGTCCAGTTCTTCTTTCATCGCTTTTATCCAATGATCATCCTTTAAAGCCTCATCTACTTTCTTTGGCTCGAGTTGAGATATAAGTGCCAAATTTGCATAATTTTTACAAGATGCTCAAGTCTTCATTCCTTCATTTATTTCTCCAATGACAAACTTTTTAGGATAATCAGGCTCACTCCTTCATTAGTTTAGAACAGGTCCAATTGTAAGATTAGTCGACTCATCAGCAGAGGTGGTTTCTTTTAATGAGAGATTCTGATCAGTTGAAGGAGTAGTCATAGTAACTGAAGGCTGGCAAACATCTTCATCTGCAAATCTTTCTTTCTCAACCAAATGGTTATTATCATAAAAAATAACACGAACAGATTCTTCAATAGATTTAATGCGTTTATTGAAAATTCTATAGGATCTACTATTATTAGAGTAGCCAACAAAAATACCTTCATCACTTCTAGGATCAAACTTACCAATGTTGTCTTTCCCATTATTGTGCACAAAACATTTGCACTCAAATGAGTGAAAATAACTAATATTGGGTTTCTTACCATTCCATAGCTCATAAGGGGTTTTCTTTAGAATGGGTCGAATCAGACACCTGTTCAATACATGACATGCTGTGCTTATAGCTTCTGCCCAAAAGTGATGTGGCAGATTGTGTTCCAAAATCATTGTTCTAGCCATGTCTTGTAAGGTTCTGTTCTTTCTTTCAATGACACCATTTTGCTGAGGAGATCTTGGTGAGGAAAAATTATAACCTTGATCATTGCAGAAATCCTCAAAGGCCTTGTTTTCGAATTCTCCTCCATGATCACTTCTTATGGAAGTAATGTAGTATCCTTTGTCAAGCTGAACTTTCTCATagaaaaaacttaaaattctttagAGTATCATCCTTATGAGCAAGAAATATAACCCAAGTAAAACGAGAGAAATCATCAACGATGACGAAAGCATACCTTTTTCGTCCAATGCTAGCAGTTCTAGTAGGACCAACAAGGTCCATATGTACAAGCTGCAATGGTTTAGAAGTGGAGACAATATCTTTGGAATTAAAAGAACTTCTTGTTTGCTTACCTTTCTGACAAGCATCACAAATATGATCTTTTGAATAATTTACTTTAGGCAGGCCTAAGACCAAATTGTGTTTGGCTAATTTTTCAATTAGTCGCATGCTAGCATGTCCAAGTCTCTTGTGCCAAACCCAAGGATCTTCTCCCGTTGAAGCCAAACAAATGTGTCCAGCTGGACTTTTAACAGAGTCAAGCACATACACTTTTTTTGTTCTGCTGCCAGGAAGAATTTCTTTTCTAGTTTTGTCTTCTATGATATAGCCAGTCTTTTTGAATCTTATGTCTAAATCAGAATCACATAGCGGACTAATACTTAAGAGGTTATATTTGAGTCCTTCAACAAGATAAACATTAGAGATATCGTAAGAGTTATTAAACAAAATAGTTCTTGTACCAATTACTGTTCCTATTGAGTTGTCACCAAAAGTAACTAGTCCTCCATCAAAGTTTGCGATCAATTTGAACAAGCTTTTGTCGCCTGTTATGTGACTGGAACACACACTTTCTAGATACCATTTCCATTTTGATTTCTTGTTGTGGGTGTTCCTGCAAAACAAAGTAGTTACTTTCTTTTAGGTACCCAACTTTCCTTAGGTCCTTGAGAGTTAGTGCTTTGATGATTAGTCTTGGGCTTCCATATCTAACCTGGAGAACATGTGTAGCGAAATCTATATTGAAGATATTTTTGACCCGTTTTTCCACAGCAAAAACATTTTTGAAAAGAGTGTTTTCAAAAAATGACTGAGTAGTCGACTTATGAAAGTTTCTTGGAGACTTCCTTTCAGTAGTTTGAAAGCTTCTATTAGACTGATCTGTCTCCTCATAATTGGTTGACACACCCTTAGATTTTTCAGAGGTATTACTATTACTGATAGGTCTTTTCCCAGTGGACTTATTGTTACGAGTCGATTGGTTAGATCTAACTAAGCTATGACTAGTGGACTTACGCATCCCATTAAGCTGCAATGTCAAGTCCTCAACTTCTTCCTGAAGAAGATCCCTTTCTATTTCAAATACTTCTAGTTTAAGTTCCCAGTCCCTTGTTTCTCTCTTAAGCTTCTTATATTCATTAAACACTATATTTAAGTTCTCAAGTGTTTGATCAAGCAATTCTTGAGTTTCACTACAGTTAGAACAGTGATAAGGTCTTACCTCACTAGTTTCGCCAATTGCCATGAAGCAAATGTTTTCCATTCCTTCTTCATCATCTTGAGAGACTTCATCTTCACTCGAACTGCTGAATGCTCTTTCGTTTTGATAGTTTTTCGATGGTTTCCTTTTTGGCTCAGGGCATTCAGATGCAATGTGACCATATTTTCCACATTTGTAGCATTTTCCATCATTTCTTTGAATAGTGGAAGTTTTACCTTTTCTAAAATTTGAATTTCCTTTTCTATTGTGTCTCAATCTTCTCATGGCTTCAATCACATGCCTAGAAATCATGGCCACTTCTTCTtccttaaactcatcatcaaatTCTTCAGCCTGAGATTTGAAGGCAACTGTTTTCTTCTTTTCATCCTTCTTATATCATTGAATATGATTCTTTTCAAAAGCCATCAGATTTCCTCTTAGTTCGTCATAGGTAAAATTGTCCAAATTTCCATCTTCCAAGACAATCGCCTTGGTTTCCCAAGTCTTTGGTAGACTTTTGACAAGTTTTCTCACTTGTTGAGAATTGGTGTAGGTCACTCTAAGAGATTTAAGTTCACCAATGATCTTGCTGAATCTGGTGAACCTTGATTCAATGTTCTCATCATCCTTCATGCTAAAGCTTTATAATCATTCCTTAGAGCTTCAATTTTGGTTTCCCTTACTTTTGatgttgttataccccgtatttttatccGTCAAatgattcgcaagcaaatcgacttaagttaaagacgggataattttcggacatgaaataggaacctttaattttcaatttttatttaaaacataaattgtttataaattttatttagcatagaaatattattagagattggggactaattaattgtgattatattactaagtaagaattagggattaataaaaattaattaagcctaattactaaagtgggccccacccgaattaaaaaaaaaatacaattcatgaatttgattagTAAGTCATAAGGCACGTGTCTAGCAATAAGTAACAATATATATAGTAACAAAGGTGAACACAATTTCAATTTAGATTCATATTCAAGAAAATCAACTAAGGAAAAATCACAAAacctccatggctgctctcggccagccatggtgttgaaaaaaaaattgtgatctTGAATGTTTTGATAAGTTTCAAGTaaattgcaagttcaaggaggtgatagcaacgttggatattgagttgaagaagaagaaattgtgaaattggagcaattgagcgtagaaattcctccgagaaaaatttggtaagattttcttattttacgGTGTAATTGTGTTAAGAGTGTGgtgatggaattattaaaattggattggacgaaattggaagtaagaaaatgtatAAAATGGATGTTAtaggaaatcgtgggttgaaatggatttagaaaagttgttgggttgttagaattgctaTGGACTGAATCGTAagaatttttatgtatatctctgttgttggtatttctgtgttaacaggagaataattggaaattcgggttaggcaaatatataggggaaatgctgcccgattttcgttaagtccttaaataatgaaaaaccctttacgagaaagtataagccaaagaataaattctataagcgatgggctacggatttatggactagaaagtatagtcactaacgataacgttactcttatattaaataggctaaaagagcgacaaggcaaacgggtttgcgaatagtcgctaacatgtatgtaaaactgtcccttctttcttttggcatgtcttagatttaagtgatgaatgatatgaactttggggtaattctattcataagtcttgagtgtgattcatgattcttattcacttcttgatgttagaactgttatgtgattgagtttccctcgagtcctctatacattggatagtagttgatgtgtaagagttcctattcttaaagactatataatgattaatgtccttgacttccaatagctgttttgcattatcttggcacatgacgtatgattcccgaggctctatttgatatagttcttattaacatccatacttaccatgactattgtcttgatatttgagtgttagttagtccactgATTCTATTGAGTATTAGATGATGATGTAGtggtatatggttgctcatgatattctactcgtgcatactgttattgtatcattcaccgagtcccgggccaggtatgttatcgtgcacagtgtcgtcacattattcaccgagtcccttactagagggccgagtacagtatatgtatatgatgatatgattatggcaccgagtcccatgatgggccgggtatggtatacgtgtacacgactttattcaccgagtcctttcCTAGAgaaccgggtacggtatatgtatatgatgatataatgatatgactatagcaccgagtcccataatgggccgggtacggtatatgtatatgatgctatgatgatatgactatagcaccgagtcccataatgggccaggtacggtatatgataatgatacgcctgactttgtttcgtaaggcacaaaTACAGTGatcttgattattatacttgtcCCCTGGAGCCTTTACTTCAGTTATGGTCTTTTtttttactacatttcatgctttacatactcagtacatattccatactgacccccttgttcggggggctgcgtttcatgcccgcaggtgcagatactcgctttggtgatccgccaactTAGGAtcccctttctgctgtcttggagagctccgttgttccggagcctagattttggtacagaccttctgatgtatatatatatatatatatatgtttgtctaggggtacggcggggccctgtcccgtcatatttcactggtgatactcttagaggtttgtagacatgtgtgtgggttgtatccAGATTTGATCAGTCGTGTGTAtatggttattgtggatgttttTTCGttatagcagccttgccggcttgcatatgttatcattttgtagtggcagccttgtcggcttgcgtaatataatgatatatatagtggcagcctcgtcgggttgcgtatgttattacaatgtgattgattgaggacctaaaGTATCAGTCTGATAATGTTTgacaggtacgtatgggtgtccagcttaggcactagtcatggcccacggggctggggcGTGACAGATGTTCCTTCATATGTGACTTCAAGTTTATCCCACATATCTTTCGCAGTCTCACAACTTGATATTTTGGCATACTCTTCTCCGCTGACCTCACAGTACAACAAAGCTATTGCTCTAGCATTTATTGATAAAGTCCTGTTGTTCTTTAGTCACATCATGTGCCGCCGGATTAATTTTGGTATTTGTATCCTTTGCATCCACATTTGGAATAGGTTTTGGTCCTTTCTTTATCACGATCCATGCTTGATAGTCTGTTGATTGCACAAAGATCTTGAACAATTCTTTCCAATGGCAGTAGTGTTCACCATTGAAGTAGGGTGGTGTTGTTGTGGAGTGCCTATCTTGTAAGATTGCTCTAGGGATCTGATATGCAGCCATTTGATCTTTCCTCACTTGCTGTTAAGCAATGAAGTGTGAGaccctgctctgataccaactgaaagtgcaagaggggggggggggggggaagggggtGAATTGTAACTTTTTCGCTCAGACAGTCGACTGACTTTGAAGCTGAGCCATCTATAAAGCAATGCAGTAATAAAAGTGCAGAAAGTAAATGACACcaagtattttatactggttcagattcaatatGAATCCTCGTCCAGTctccttgggttgcaagggtgttctctgcagctctttgtaAGTTGATTGGTACAATGATTTGTTTGAATGGAGCTCCTATGTTTACACTCAAACACTCGTAATCTTTTTGATACAATGGCTCAcaaactatactatatctctcaTTTCTTTTTTTGTTTACAATATATCACTCAAGAATACAATGTTTGTTAAAAGTAAAGCAGAGAGCTTGAGAGTATGAGACCGAAGTATATTTTTCTTCGTCTCTAGAGTCTTGAATATGTAGTCTTCAAGTGACTAGACATTTTGACTCTTTTCCAGTAGAGATGACAACCCAAGAGAATTGATCCTTGTAAATTAGGAATATTGAGGATCCTAATTTCTAAGAATAAAGCAAGAGCTCAATAATGTTGTAATGTTTCTTTCCTTCTTTGTCATCACCATATTTAGTAGATACTTGTTTCCTTGTACATTCTTGATGCATAATCAATGTTGTACAGCTGATGCTTTCTGTGTCCGCCATTTTCCTTGTTTGAATGGTACTTGTTTCCTTGTATATGACGATTTGATTTGATACTTGAATTTTCACAAT includes these proteins:
- the LOC132611916 gene encoding uncharacterized protein LOC132611916; the protein is MKDDENIESRFTRFSKIIGELKSLRVTYTNSQQDEKKKTVAFKSQAEEFDDEFKEEEVAMISRHVIEAMRRLRHNRKGNSNFRKGKTSTIQRNDGKCYKCGKYGHIASECPEPKRKPSKNYQNERAFSSSSEDEVSQDDEEGMENICFMAIGETSEVRPYHCSNCSETQELLDQTLENLNIVFNEYKKLKRETRDWELKLEVFEIERDLLQEEVEDLTLQLNGMRKSTSHSLVRSNQSTRNNKSTGKRPISNSNTSEKSKGVSTNYEETDQSNRSFQTTERKSPRNFHKSTTQSFFENTLFKNVFAVEKRVKNIFNIDFATHVLQVRYGSPRLIIKALTLKDLRKVGYLKESDKSLFKLIANFDGGLVTFGDNSIGTVIGTRTILFNNSYDISNVYLVEGLKYNLLSISPLCDSDLDIRFKKTGYIIEDKTRKEILPGSRTKKVYVLDSVKSPAGHICLASTGEDPWVWHKRLGHASMRLIEKLAKHNLVLGLPKVNYSKDHICDACQKGKQTRSSFNSKDIVSTSKPLQLVHMDLVGPTRTASIGRKSFFYEKVQLDKGYYITSIRSDHGGEFENKAFEDFCNDQGYNFSSPRSPQQNGVIERKNRTLQDMARTMILEHNLPHHFWAEAISTACHVLNRCLIRPILKKTPYELWNGKKPNISYFHSFECKCFVHNNGKDNIGKFDPRSDEGIFVGYSNNSRSYRIFNKRIKSIEESVRVIFYDNNHLVEKERFADEDVCQPSVTMTTPSTDQNLSLKETTSADESTNLTIGPVLN